A portion of the Jaculus jaculus isolate mJacJac1 chromosome 5, mJacJac1.mat.Y.cur, whole genome shotgun sequence genome contains these proteins:
- the LOC101595514 gene encoding tubulin polyglutamylase complex subunit 2-like, whose amino-acid sequence MEQTLPPLPGPSKPHLEKLTLGVTRILESSPGVTEGTITEKLPAERHMISSWEQKNNCVMPDDVKNFYMMTNGFHMTWSVKLDDSDDQPEKPHFDSRSVIFELDSCSGNGKVCLVYKSGKPGLPHDTEIWFLDRALYWHFLTDTFTAYYHLLITHLDLPQWQYAFTSYGISPQAKQWFSMYKPITYNTNLLTEETDSFVNKLNPNKVFKNQNKTPDPKKKGPVQPLGGQKGPGSSGPSTPKPSSGYGNPFHK is encoded by the coding sequence ATGGAGCAGACGCTGCCCCCGCTGCCAGGCCCCAGCAAGCCGCATCTGGAGAAGCTGACCCTGGGCGTCACCCGCATCCTAGAGTCTTCCCCAGGTGTGACAGAGGGGACCATTACAGAAAAGCTGCCTGCTGAACGTCATATGATTTCTTCATGGGAACAAAAGAACAACTGTGTGATGCCTGACGATGTGAAGAACTTTTACATGATGACCAATGGCTTCCACATGACATGGAGTGTGAAACTAGATGACAGTGATGACCAACCAGAGAAGCCTCACTTTGACTCTCGCAGTGTGATATTTGAGTTGGATTCCTGCAGTGGGAATGGGAAGGTTTGCCTTGTCTACAAAAGTGGAAAACCAGGACTCCCGCATGACACTGAGATCTGGTTCCTGGACAGAGCATTATACTGGCATTTTCTTACAGATACTTTTACTGCCTATTACCATTTGCTCATAACCCACCTGGACCTGCCTCAGTGGCAGTATGCGTTCACCAGCTATGGCATTAGCCCACAGGCCAAGCAATGGTTCAGTATGTACAAGCCTATCACCTACAATACAAACCTGCTCACTGAAGAGACCGACTCCTTTGTGAACAAGCTGAATCCAAACAAGGTGTTtaagaaccaaaacaaaactccagacccCAAAAAGAAAGGACCTGTACAACCTTTAGGTGGTCAGAAAGGGCCTGGATCCTCAGGTCCCTCTACCCCTAAACCTTCCTCGGGCTATGGAAACCCTTTCCATAAATGA